In Mycoplasmopsis fermentans PG18, one genomic interval encodes:
- a CDS encoding ATP-binding cassette domain-containing protein, whose amino-acid sequence MGKTGSGKSTLVKLLTHEYLLDKKDGEIIIDSHNINEIDTNNFYEKVTQVYQKPMIISGSIKENITFSNHELSEQEIEKAINISCANFIKELDDKYEARVDQRGKNFSGGQRQRVAIAQALIKKPQILILDDSTSALDNETDLRVRQNIKENLKDSTLIVISQRINSIKDSNQIFVLDKGQIVASGKHSQLLNTSSIYKDIWQSQEQKVGE is encoded by the coding sequence ATAGGTAAAACTGGAAGTGGCAAAAGTACACTTGTTAAACTTTTAACTCATGAATATTTACTAGATAAAAAAGATGGCGAAATCATTATTGACTCACACAATATTAATGAAATAGATACCAATAACTTTTATGAAAAAGTTACTCAAGTTTATCAAAAACCAATGATTATTTCTGGCTCAATTAAAGAAAATATTACTTTTTCAAATCATGAATTAAGTGAACAAGAAATTGAAAAAGCTATTAATATTTCATGTGCCAACTTTATTAAAGAATTAGATGACAAATATGAAGCTAGAGTTGATCAACGTGGTAAAAACTTTAGTGGTGGTCAACGTCAAAGAGTTGCTATTGCTCAAGCTTTAATTAAAAAACCTCAAATTTTAATTTTAGATGATTCAACTAGTGCTCTAGATAATGAAACTGATTTAAGAGTACGTCAAAACATTAAAGAAAACTTAAAAGATAGCACTCTAATAGTAATTAGTCAAAGAATCAATTCAATTAAAGATTCAAATCAAATCTTTGTTCTTGATAAAGGACAAATTGTTGCTAGCGGTAAACACAGTCAACTATTAAACACAAGTTCTATATATAAAGATATATGACAATCTCAAGAACAAAAAGTAGGTGAATAA
- a CDS encoding ATP-binding protein produces MVIKRDIYLEKLKEMIDIPLIKIISGLRRSGKSFLLFNLFKEYLINELKVDQNHIIEINLENQENHSYCDPNNFLEFIKSKIKDRKKYFLLIDEVQLLKDFVPVLNQLNNNQQLNVFVTGSNSKFLINDVVTEFRGRSISLHVFPLSFYEIASHKEFKNLDELWKSYLIYGGLPLIQNMKEANIKTNYLVNEFKRTYLIDIVEKNKIEDIDNLDDIINILASNIGSYTNPYKLSLTFKSIKKTNISDATIRKYIENLKNAFIINEVKKYDIKGKKYINASYKYYFEDIGLRNAKINFAQNEENHLMENIIYNELLLRGYNVNVGIVEIRPNANQKVQLEVDFIAQKGNQKVYIQSCLNMYDQNKEIQEKRPFKNINDNFKKIIITKDDPIFDTDTNGYKIYGIKQFLLDLDILNKN; encoded by the coding sequence ATGGTAATTAAACGGGATATATATTTAGAAAAACTTAAAGAGATGATTGATATACCTCTTATTAAAATAATTTCAGGCTTAAGAAGAAGTGGAAAGTCTTTTTTGTTATTTAATTTATTCAAGGAATATTTAATAAATGAGTTAAAAGTTGATCAAAATCATATTATTGAAATTAATTTAGAAAATCAAGAAAATCATTCTTATTGTGATCCTAATAATTTTTTGGAATTTATAAAAAGTAAAATTAAAGATCGAAAAAAGTATTTTCTTTTAATTGATGAAGTGCAACTTTTAAAAGATTTTGTGCCTGTTTTAAATCAACTTAATAATAATCAACAACTTAATGTTTTTGTCACTGGCTCCAATTCTAAATTCTTAATTAATGATGTAGTTACAGAATTTAGAGGTAGATCGATTTCGCTTCATGTTTTTCCCTTATCTTTCTATGAAATAGCCTCACACAAAGAATTTAAAAACCTTGATGAGTTATGAAAATCATATTTAATTTATGGAGGTTTGCCATTAATTCAAAACATGAAAGAAGCCAACATTAAAACTAATTATTTGGTAAATGAGTTCAAAAGAACTTATTTAATAGATATAGTTGAAAAAAATAAAATAGAAGATATTGATAACTTAGATGACATAATCAATATTTTAGCTTCTAATATAGGTTCATACACTAATCCTTATAAATTATCATTAACTTTTAAATCAATTAAGAAAACAAACATTTCTGATGCAACAATTAGAAAATATATTGAAAATTTAAAAAATGCTTTCATAATTAATGAAGTCAAAAAATATGATATTAAAGGTAAAAAGTATATTAATGCTTCATACAAATATTATTTTGAAGATATAGGTTTAAGAAATGCTAAAATCAATTTTGCACAAAATGAAGAAAATCATTTAATGGAAAATATCATTTATAATGAATTGCTTTTAAGAGGTTACAATGTTAATGTTGGAATAGTAGAAATAAGACCTAATGCTAATCAGAAAGTTCAATTAGAAGTAGATTTTATTGCTCAAAAAGGTAATCAAAAAGTTTATATTCAATCTTGTTTAAATATGTATGATCAAAATAAAGAAATTCAAGAAAAAAGACCTTTTAAAAACATCAATGATAATTTTAAAAAAATTATTATTACTAAAGATGACCCTATTTTTGATACTGATACTAATGGTTATAAAATTTATGGAATCAAACAATTTTTACTTGATTTAGATATTCTAAATAAAAATTAA
- a CDS encoding ABC transporter ATP-binding protein, producing MPINASVIFLIIRSNQKFYIQQQERLGEFNGYLEEIMDAFPLVNLHQQKENVAKEFDKYSRALIKPDASATTRMNIVFPWFHFSKTINLIIVIAASAAFVYYKVPTGGIKPLSAGVVMSFTLYLFRISDNISLLLEVINGIQHGLGSIVRINKILALVPQFDEVKLNELDYKTGKIEFKNVSFAYASKPDKLVLKNISFTIEKGKSLALVGHTGCGKTTIAKLLSKFYVPTSGDILIDGQSILKTKSKSWRNYIDTILQETYIFNDTVKNNLTVVNPNISDKDFNDIVEKTSVAEFINLMPEKFDTVLKSNGANLSEGQKQLIAISRSLIASKPISILDEATSNIDTITELKVQHAMKYLMKDRSMLIIAHRLSTIKNVDEILVINEGEIIERGNHDQLMKQNGHYKKIYSLGLNDTKID from the coding sequence GTGCCAATTAATGCTTCAGTAATTTTCTTAATTATTAGAAGTAACCAAAAATTCTACATCCAACAACAAGAAAGACTCGGTGAATTTAATGGTTATTTAGAAGAAATAATGGATGCTTTTCCTTTAGTTAACTTGCACCAACAAAAAGAAAATGTCGCTAAAGAATTTGACAAATATTCTCGTGCATTAATTAAACCTGATGCTAGTGCTACTACTAGAATGAATATTGTTTTCCCTTGATTCCATTTTAGTAAAACTATTAATTTAATTATTGTAATTGCTGCTAGTGCTGCCTTTGTTTACTACAAAGTTCCAACAGGTGGCATTAAACCTTTGAGTGCTGGTGTGGTTATGTCATTTACTCTTTATTTATTTAGAATCAGCGACAATATTTCGTTATTGCTTGAAGTAATTAATGGTATTCAGCATGGGCTTGGATCAATAGTTAGAATTAATAAAATATTAGCTTTAGTGCCTCAATTTGATGAAGTTAAATTAAACGAATTAGACTATAAAACAGGCAAAATCGAATTTAAGAACGTTTCTTTTGCTTATGCTTCTAAACCAGATAAGTTAGTCTTAAAAAACATTAGTTTCACTATTGAAAAAGGTAAAAGCTTAGCTTTAGTTGGCCACACTGGTTGTGGTAAAACAACTATAGCTAAACTACTTTCAAAATTCTATGTACCAACTAGTGGCGACATCTTAATTGATGGCCAAAGTATTCTTAAAACAAAAAGTAAAAGTTGAAGAAACTATATTGATACTATTTTACAAGAAACTTATATTTTTAATGATACAGTCAAAAATAATTTAACTGTTGTTAATCCAAATATAAGCGATAAAGACTTTAATGACATAGTTGAAAAAACTTCAGTAGCCGAATTCATTAATTTAATGCCTGAAAAATTTGATACAGTTTTAAAATCAAATGGTGCTAATTTAAGTGAAGGGCAAAAACAATTAATTGCTATTAGCCGTTCATTAATTGCTTCTAAACCAATTTCAATTTTAGATGAAGCTACTTCTAATATTGACACAATAACAGAATTAAAAGTGCAACATGCAATGAAATACTTAATGAAAGATCGAAGTATGTTAATTATTGCTCACCGTTTAAGTACTATTAAAAATGTTGATGAAATTCTAGTTATTAATGAAGGTGAAATAATTGAACGTGGTAATCATGACCAATTAATGAAACAAAATGGACACTACAAAAAAATCTATTCTCTTGGTTTAAATGATACAAAAATTGATTAG
- a CDS encoding ABC transporter transmembrane domain-containing protein — MPRFSNLRFRQKGEKKISFKIFFKFLSNFQISKSVWIFTVLFGLLVASLTNIASWLMGFITDKFLDPKTFNLANFKMKDYIVFVVMLALVYVFIKIFEISQRVIVSKLSARLGRNLRLQCYQKIQQMEMSFYEEEQTGDLMSALTNDIQNITEAIWDILISVISIIFEFSFITIMMFIYVPLLAAII; from the coding sequence ATGCCTCGATTTAGTAATTTAAGATTTAGACAAAAAGGTGAAAAGAAAATTAGCTTTAAAATTTTCTTCAAATTTTTAAGCAATTTTCAAATTTCAAAAAGTGTTTGAATTTTTACAGTGCTTTTTGGTCTTTTAGTAGCTAGCTTAACTAATATTGCTTCTTGATTAATGGGTTTTATTACTGATAAATTTTTAGATCCTAAAACTTTCAATTTAGCTAATTTTAAAATGAAAGACTATATTGTCTTTGTTGTAATGTTAGCTTTAGTTTATGTCTTTATAAAAATTTTTGAAATTTCGCAAAGAGTTATTGTTTCTAAGCTTAGTGCTCGCCTTGGTCGGAATTTAAGGCTGCAATGCTATCAAAAAATTCAACAAATGGAAATGAGTTTCTATGAAGAAGAACAAACTGGTGACTTAATGTCAGCATTAACTAATGATATTCAAAATATAACTGAAGCAATCTGAGACATTTTAATTTCAGTTATATCAATAATATTTGAATTTAGCTTTATTACAATTATGATGTTTATTTATGTTCCACTTTTAGCAGCTATTATTTAG
- a CDS encoding ABC transporter transmembrane domain-containing protein: MLKIFKYMPARIKFFAFLSAFFAILQPFLSMLNPTITKQLITLIAKVQNGTSMNEVSLLFWNITTSGTSQSMIYLIIMAIGFAFLLMIVAFLSAFFAARTCIYGTYYLRKNLFEHLLTLSRSNLEKYSVGSLITRFSNDLNKIKDVIFVVVRGLVVSPFFVVWGLVFTTTTNVYLSIAIYIIIPFLVGAAVFAIFKLFPYYRKENWILDQLNELSKEDINAIALIKSYNLEEPRYEKYFNKNQEWFTIYRKNVVFGSFAWPIINGFVLFGNVAIFALVAYLIGSKGDDNVAKLIGDVSQFTANLSMISMGVFNTLFTINRLFRSSVSAKRYIELMNSKSEIPFVVSDKKVTSGAIEFKNVNFAYPIYKKGKLVDTKEALKNINLKIEAG; this comes from the coding sequence ATGCTTAAAATATTTAAATATATGCCAGCTAGAATTAAGTTTTTTGCTTTTCTAAGTGCCTTTTTTGCTATCTTACAACCTTTTTTATCAATGCTTAATCCTACTATTACAAAACAATTAATTACTTTGATAGCTAAAGTTCAAAATGGTACTAGTATGAATGAAGTAAGTTTACTATTTTGAAATATAACAACTAGTGGTACTAGTCAAAGCATGATCTATTTAATAATTATGGCCATAGGTTTTGCATTTTTGTTAATGATTGTTGCTTTTCTTAGTGCATTCTTTGCTGCTAGAACTTGTATTTATGGAACTTATTATTTAAGAAAAAATTTGTTTGAGCATCTTTTAACTCTTTCAAGAAGCAATTTAGAGAAATATTCAGTTGGTAGCTTAATTACTCGTTTTAGTAATGACTTAAACAAAATTAAAGATGTGATATTTGTAGTTGTTAGAGGGCTAGTTGTTTCACCTTTCTTTGTAGTTTGAGGACTTGTTTTTACAACCACAACTAATGTTTATTTATCAATAGCTATTTACATTATTATTCCTTTTTTAGTAGGAGCAGCAGTTTTTGCAATTTTTAAATTATTTCCTTACTATCGTAAAGAAAACTGAATTTTAGATCAACTTAATGAATTATCAAAAGAAGATATTAATGCTATTGCTTTAATTAAATCATATAACCTTGAAGAACCTCGTTATGAAAAATACTTTAATAAAAATCAGGAATGATTTACTATTTATCGTAAAAATGTTGTTTTTGGTTCATTTGCTTGACCAATAATTAATGGATTTGTGCTTTTTGGCAATGTAGCTATTTTTGCCCTAGTAGCCTATTTAATAGGCTCTAAAGGCGATGACAATGTTGCAAAATTAATTGGTGATGTATCACAATTTACAGCGAATTTAAGCATGATTTCAATGGGCGTTTTTAACACACTTTTTACAATTAATAGACTATTTAGATCAAGTGTTTCAGCTAAAAGATATATTGAATTAATGAATTCAAAAAGTGAAATTCCTTTTGTAGTTAGTGATAAAAAAGTAACTAGTGGGGCTATTGAATTTAAGAATGTTAATTTTGCCTATCCTATCTATAAAAAAGGCAAATTGGTCGATACTAAAGAAGCTTTAAAGAATATAAATTTAAAAATTGAAGCAGGCTAA
- a CDS encoding Cof-type HAD-IIB family hydrolase, producing the protein MKKEIQAYFIDLDGTLLDLPEGEETLSSANVKAVVKLNKTKPVIISTGRSNSEFVLSLVKLLKCPYAICQNGALIVDKKNKVLARYEMEQNQVDEIVKLLKEEEMFFIFNGENKIYCNYESSAYMRPWTAKLEKLKYSDLGQKTNVTKILTFGKDEIATKNFKNFLAKKYPSLAFHIVSKGYSIEITHKNATKGKGAAFVCDLLKIDPKNAAHIGDSGNDLNALPEIGTFIAMENAMDEVKEVAHYIGPSFENSGIAKLFKDLKEI; encoded by the coding sequence ATGAAAAAAGAAATTCAAGCTTATTTTATAGATTTAGATGGAACATTATTAGACTTACCAGAAGGTGAAGAAACTCTTTCAAGTGCTAATGTTAAAGCTGTTGTTAAATTAAATAAAACTAAACCAGTTATTATTTCAACAGGTAGAAGTAATAGCGAATTTGTTTTATCCTTAGTTAAATTGTTAAAGTGCCCTTATGCCATTTGTCAAAATGGAGCTTTAATAGTTGATAAGAAAAATAAAGTTTTGGCTAGATATGAGATGGAACAAAATCAAGTTGATGAAATAGTTAAGCTTTTAAAAGAAGAAGAAATGTTTTTTATTTTTAATGGCGAAAATAAAATCTATTGTAACTATGAATCAAGTGCCTACATGCGCCCTTGAACTGCTAAATTAGAAAAATTGAAATATAGTGATTTAGGTCAAAAAACTAATGTAACTAAAATTTTAACTTTTGGTAAGGATGAAATAGCTACTAAAAATTTTAAGAACTTTTTAGCTAAAAAATATCCTTCACTTGCATTTCATATAGTTTCAAAAGGTTACTCAATTGAAATCACACATAAAAATGCAACCAAAGGTAAAGGTGCAGCATTTGTTTGTGACTTATTAAAAATAGATCCTAAAAACGCTGCTCACATTGGTGATAGCGGAAATGATTTAAATGCTTTACCTGAGATAGGAACATTCATTGCTATGGAAAATGCAATGGATGAGGTAAAAGAAGTAGCACATTATATAGGGCCTTCTTTTGAAAATAGTGGAATAGCCAAGCTATTTAAAGATTTAAAAGAAATATAA
- a CDS encoding restriction endonuclease, with protein sequence MKMPNYKDLNFNIKRELNKLKPKSFEEWKEAKSKVFCLALGKYLTKINSHQPDIFKNYYQVLFYHSFINYKREEELLSILKAKGYQAKRTNLKMDGIYKIDIVATKGNEKIYIQVKLNKPKALELKNLHSFLRSKAFQGLIAWKESTEWKFKEI encoded by the coding sequence ATGAAAATGCCAAACTATAAAGATCTTAATTTTAATATCAAGAGAGAATTAAATAAATTAAAACCTAAAAGCTTTGAAGAATGAAAAGAAGCTAAATCAAAAGTTTTTTGCCTTGCCCTTGGTAAATATTTAACCAAAATTAATAGCCACCAACCTGATATATTTAAAAATTATTATCAAGTTCTTTTTTATCATTCATTTATTAATTATAAAAGAGAAGAAGAATTATTGTCTATTCTAAAAGCTAAAGGTTACCAAGCTAAGAGAACAAATCTTAAAATGGATGGCATATATAAAATTGATATAGTGGCAACAAAAGGAAATGAGAAGATTTATATTCAAGTTAAGTTAAACAAACCAAAAGCTTTAGAATTGAAGAATTTGCATTCATTCTTAAGATCTAAGGCCTTTCAAGGACTAATTGCATGAAAAGAGTCAACTGAGTGAAAATTCAAAGAAATTTAA
- a CDS encoding ATP-binding protein codes for MLNKRGTGTIYFSLKDDHTIVDLDICNKSMRDISQAISNNVKPEIMPRISIEFIDNQNVIKVEAEGEQKPYSAYDKYYIRIGEEDKKLNRDKLVDFVQKSVFKINICEIENKDQDLTFNSFLLYANIKNLTVNKDTFEKNFDLKTKNNKYNLMSYLLSNNNDISIKVNTFKDNDKSVLLKRNEYGNKCLFYAIESILNYVGSINDTYVDLSTATRSKQKLFDFECFREAWLNACIHNHWDEKYPPQVNIFKDYIQIESNGGISRNMTKEEFFKGVSRPVNEKLQKIFMQLDLVEQTGYGVPLIVKKYDEEAFEIDENTIWVKIPFNRKEFKRINKNENKKDLNDNQIKVIKTIEKESNITINQLSSALSLSEGYIKKIINQLKNKNLIERNCSRKNGN; via the coding sequence ATGCTCAATAAAAGAGGAACGGGAACAATTTATTTTAGTCTAAAAGATGATCATACAATTGTTGACTTAGATATTTGTAATAAATCCATGAGAGATATTTCTCAAGCTATTTCAAACAATGTTAAGCCAGAAATAATGCCTAGAATTTCGATTGAATTTATTGATAACCAAAATGTAATTAAAGTTGAAGCTGAAGGAGAACAAAAACCTTATTCAGCTTATGATAAATATTATATTCGTATTGGAGAAGAAGATAAAAAACTTAATAGAGATAAATTAGTAGATTTTGTGCAAAAATCAGTTTTTAAAATAAATATTTGTGAAATTGAAAACAAAGATCAAGATTTGACATTTAATAGTTTTTTGCTATATGCTAATATTAAAAATTTAACAGTAAATAAAGATACTTTCGAAAAAAATTTTGATTTAAAGACTAAAAATAATAAATACAATTTAATGTCTTATTTATTATCAAATAATAATGATATTTCAATTAAAGTTAATACTTTTAAAGATAATGATAAAAGTGTTTTGTTGAAAAGAAACGAATATGGAAATAAATGTTTATTTTATGCAATTGAGAGCATTTTAAATTATGTAGGTTCTATTAATGATACTTATGTAGATTTGTCAACTGCAACCAGGAGTAAACAAAAATTATTCGATTTTGAGTGTTTTAGAGAAGCATGACTAAATGCATGCATTCATAATCATTGAGATGAAAAATATCCACCTCAAGTTAATATATTCAAAGACTATATTCAAATAGAATCAAATGGTGGAATTTCTAGAAATATGACTAAAGAGGAATTTTTCAAAGGCGTAAGTAGACCAGTAAATGAAAAATTACAAAAAATTTTTATGCAATTAGATCTAGTTGAACAAACTGGATATGGAGTGCCTTTAATTGTCAAAAAATATGACGAAGAAGCATTTGAAATTGATGAAAATACAATTTGAGTAAAAATTCCTTTTAATCGTAAAGAGTTTAAAAGAATAAATAAAAATGAAAATAAAAAGGATTTAAATGATAATCAAATTAAAGTAATTAAAACTATAGAAAAAGAATCAAATATAACAATAAACCAATTAAGCAGTGCTTTATCTTTAAGTGAAGGCTATATTAAAAAAATTATTAATCAACTTAAAAATAAAAACTTAATTGAAAGAAACTGCTCAAGAAAAAATGGCAACTAA
- a CDS encoding GIY-YIG nuclease family protein — protein MPEKGYVYVLTNPSFRDDWVKIGKSSRMPEVRGRELYNTAVPLPYEIYATLQTEKYNEVEKMIHKSIDRISKLRINKNREFFNIPPEKAYDILLDIKELLGNEAKLELMGDNVEVHTKEKTKRGEPFDFYSRGLKDGDVVSFIENSNIKAIVESNKTVYFENQSWSLSGLTREIYTRKGKVNSSGAYQGPKYFQFNGKRLTELPIIEECQS, from the coding sequence ATGCCAGAAAAAGGATATGTTTATGTTTTAACTAACCCAAGTTTTAGAGATGATTGGGTTAAAATTGGTAAAAGCAGTAGAATGCCTGAAGTTAGAGGTCGTGAATTATATAATACAGCTGTTCCACTTCCTTATGAAATCTATGCCACTTTACAAACTGAAAAATATAATGAAGTTGAAAAAATGATTCACAAAAGTATTGATCGAATTTCAAAATTAAGAATAAACAAAAATAGAGAATTTTTTAATATACCACCTGAAAAAGCTTATGACATTTTACTTGATATTAAGGAATTATTAGGAAATGAAGCTAAATTAGAATTAATGGGTGATAATGTCGAAGTACATACTAAAGAAAAAACAAAAAGAGGTGAACCATTTGACTTTTATAGTAGAGGTTTAAAAGATGGAGATGTTGTTTCATTCATAGAAAATTCAAACATAAAAGCAATTGTTGAATCAAATAAAACTGTATATTTTGAAAATCAAAGTTGATCATTGTCTGGATTAACAAGAGAAATTTATACTAGAAAAGGTAAAGTTAATAGTAGTGGAGCTTATCAAGGACCTAAATATTTCCAATTTAATGGTAAAAGGCTTACTGAATTGCCAATAATTGAAGAATGCCAATCTTAA
- a CDS encoding restriction endonuclease subunit S: MKYLKLFIESPYYQILKDSFCSGVTQKSINDEKLLNILIAIPPINEQEKIINKLISLDKFMKKYLEKENQLFKLDSEIKDKLQKSILQYAIQGKLVKQDPNDEPASKLLEAIQIEKNKLIKEGKIKKDKHESFIFQGEDKNYYEKIGSKVINITNEIPFEIPINWAWTRFKNIANLVLGKSPETNNINYWKNGVINWFTIADMKDKQIIEDSKKKISLQAKKEIFNNQMSKKGTLLLSFKLTIGKTSIINQDSVHNEAIVSINFYKDNNITKMFLLIFLGLLINNCEKINAIKGKTLNKEKLQKMLIPIPPIKNQNNILLITNKIIDLFKF, from the coding sequence ATAAAATATTTAAAACTGTTTATAGAGTCTCCTTATTATCAAATTTTAAAAGATTCTTTTTGCAGTGGAGTAACTCAAAAATCAATTAATGATGAAAAATTGCTAAATATTTTAATTGCTATTCCGCCAATAAATGAACAAGAAAAAATCATTAACAAATTAATATCATTAGATAAATTTATGAAGAAATATTTAGAAAAAGAAAATCAATTATTCAAACTAGATTCTGAAATTAAAGACAAATTACAAAAATCTATCTTACAATATGCAATTCAAGGAAAATTAGTTAAACAAGATCCTAATGATGAACCAGCATCAAAATTATTAGAAGCTATACAAATTGAAAAAAACAAACTAATTAAAGAAGGAAAAATAAAGAAAGATAAACATGAATCTTTCATTTTTCAAGGTGAAGATAAAAATTATTATGAGAAGATTGGTTCGAAAGTAATAAATATTACAAATGAAATACCTTTCGAAATACCAATAAATTGAGCTTGAACTCGTTTTAAAAATATCGCAAATTTGGTATTAGGTAAATCACCAGAAACAAATAATATTAATTATTGAAAAAATGGTGTAATAAATTGATTCACAATTGCAGATATGAAAGATAAACAAATTATTGAAGATTCTAAGAAAAAAATATCTCTCCAAGCAAAAAAAGAAATATTTAATAATCAAATGTCCAAAAAAGGAACTTTATTATTGAGTTTTAAATTAACAATAGGTAAAACATCAATAATTAATCAAGATTCAGTTCATAATGAAGCAATTGTTTCAATAAATTTTTACAAAGATAATAATATAACAAAAATGTTTCTATTAATATTTTTAGGATTATTGATCAATAATTGTGAAAAAATTAATGCTATCAAAGGAAAAACATTAAATAAGGAAAAATTGCAAAAAATGTTAATTCCTATACCCCCTATCAAAAATCAAAATAATATTTTATTAATAACTAATAAAATTATCGATCTTTTTAAGTTTTAA
- a CDS encoding restriction endonuclease subunit S, whose protein sequence is MPFEIPENWAWVRHNNIFEIIGGSQPPKSKFIEHEKQGYIRLYQIRDYGENPNPVYIPSKFAFKQSEKNDILLARYGASIGKVFFAENGAYNVALAKVKKMFINDWINKEFMFIFYKSSIYQTLVKNNSRSAQAGFNKDDLKNLFMPIPSLNESSRIVSKWNDLNKLINEYENKENQLFKLDSKIKDKLQKSILQYAIQGKLVKQDPNDEPASKLLEAIQIEKNELIKEGKIKKDKQESFIFQGEDKNYYEKIGSKVINITNEIPFEIPKKWAWVRQKNILKLTKNEASKNGNYPYLEAKVLRKIIKPKIINNGVLINKGDIVILVDGENSGETFVLDQTGYMGSTFKLLKINNKIDQEYVLMLLKFYKELFKKNKKGAAIPHLNIDIFNNLLLAIPNIKEQKEIILKLKKIDNFISY, encoded by the coding sequence TTGCCTTTTGAAATACCAGAGAATTGAGCTTGAGTTAGACATAACAACATTTTTGAAATAATTGGTGGTTCTCAACCTCCTAAGAGCAAATTTATAGAACATGAAAAACAAGGATATATTAGACTTTATCAAATACGTGATTATGGTGAAAATCCAAATCCAGTTTACATACCCTCAAAATTTGCTTTTAAACAATCAGAAAAAAATGATATTTTGTTGGCCAGATATGGAGCATCAATTGGTAAGGTATTTTTTGCAGAAAATGGCGCTTATAATGTAGCTTTAGCAAAAGTTAAAAAAATGTTTATTAATGATTGAATAAACAAAGAGTTTATGTTTATTTTTTATAAATCAAGTATTTATCAAACATTAGTTAAAAATAATTCAAGAAGTGCGCAAGCCGGATTTAATAAAGACGATTTAAAAAATCTTTTTATGCCAATTCCTTCTTTAAATGAATCGTCAAGAATTGTAAGTAAATGAAACGATTTAAATAAATTAATTAATGAATATGAAAATAAAGAAAATCAACTATTTAAACTTGATTCCAAAATTAAAGATAAATTGCAAAAATCTATTTTGCAATATGCAATTCAGGGTAAATTAGTTAAACAAGATCCCAATGACGAACCAGCTTCTAAATTATTAGAAGCTATACAAATTGAAAAAAATGAGCTAATTAAAGAAGGAAAAATAAAGAAAGATAAACAAGAATCTTTCATTTTTCAAGGTGAAGATAAAAATTATTATGAGAAGATTGGTTCGAAAGTAATAAATATTACAAATGAAATACCTTTCGAAATACCAAAAAAATGGGCTTGGGTTAGACAAAAAAACATTTTAAAATTGACAAAAAATGAAGCTTCTAAAAATGGAAATTACCCTTATCTAGAAGCAAAGGTACTAAGAAAAATTATTAAACCGAAAATTATTAATAATGGGGTTTTAATAAATAAAGGAGATATTGTTATTTTGGTTGATGGTGAGAATTCAGGTGAAACATTTGTTCTAGACCAAACTGGTTATATGGGTAGTACATTTAAACTATTAAAAATAAATAACAAAATAGATCAGGAATATGTTTTAATGTTATTAAAATTTTATAAAGAATTATTCAAGAAAAATAAAAAAGGAGCTGCAATACCACATTTAAATATAGACATTTTCAATAATTTACTTTTGGCTATTCCAAACATAAAAGAACAAAAAGAAATCATTTTAAAACTTAAAAAGATCGATAATTTTATTAGTTATTAA